The Candidatus Nealsonbacteria bacterium genome contains the following window.
AAAGAAAAAAAAGAAATAAAAGAAGAAAAGAAGAAAAGGAGGTTAATGGCTCCGAGTTGGTTAATGCGGAAGGAAAGATGGATAAAAAAACTTTACTTTCCATTATTGTTTCCTTGGTATTAGTGGTTTCCTTGGTTATTTTTGCCATATCGGTAAGGACCAAAAAGATGGATATTCTACCGAAAGAAGAGGTGGGAGAAATAGTAGTTCAGTATATTGCCGATAATTTTATGCAAGATTCTGCTCCAATATCAATAATTGAAATAACAGAAGAGAGTGGACTGTATAAAATTATTCTAGACATAGAGGGTACGGAGGTTAATATCTATGCCACCAAGGATGGTAAAATGTTTTTTCCAGAAGCAATAAAAATTGATGCTAGTGAAAATATGAGGGAAGAAACAACTACCGGAAGACCAACAATAGGTGGATTCAAAGAACACAGTGGAGATGTTTGTATGGAAAATGGAAAGCCAATTCTTTATTATTTCGGAAACACAACTTGTCCCTACTGCCAATGGCAAGAGCCAGTAATGAAGGCAGTGGCAGAATCATTTGGTGATAATATTGTTTTTAAGAGTCGCGTAGATTCAAATGAAGATCGAGATATTTTTAACAGATACAGTGAGGGAGGAGTCCCTCTTATAGTCGTTGGATGCAAATACTCTAGGGTAGGTGCTGGTACTAACTGGGGAGAAGAAGATGATCAAAATTTTATTTCAGCATTAAATTGCAAGTTAACTAATAATCAGCCTAGTGAGGTTTGCGATCAATTAGAAGTTTTAATAAATAGCATATAATAATATGAAAAAAGTTAAAGTTTATTCAACACCAACTTGCGTTTATTGCGTAACTCTTAAGAGATTTCTCAAGGAAAAGAATATTGAATTTGAAGAAATTAATGTAGCTGATAATGAAGCTGCAGCCAAAGAAATGGTTGAAGCATCAGGCCAAATGGGTGTTCCGGTAGTTGATATTGATGGTGAAATTATTGTTGGGTTTAATAGAGATAAAATTTCTAGTGCTTTAGAAATTAATAAATAAATTTAAGCATGACAAAACTTGCTATAAATGGATTTGGTAGAATCGGCAGGGCGGTTTTTAGGAAAATTTTAAAAGATTATCCAAGCCTAAAAATAGTTGCAATTAATGATTTAACAGACCCCTCAATAATAGCTCATCTTTTAAGGTATGATACTCTTTATGGTACTTATGATAATAGGGTTAAGGGTCTAGATCATGAATTATTAATAGACGGTGTTTCCAAGGGAAGAAAAGTGAAGTTGTTTGCGGAAAAAGACCCTTCAAAATTACCCTGGAAGGAATTAGGTGTAGATATTGTTCTTGAATGTACCGGTAGATTTACTGATTATGATGGGGCATCAAAGCATATAGAAGCAGGTGCAAAAAAGGTTATACTATCAGCCTCATCAAAGAGTCCAGACAAGATATCATCTTATGTTCTTGGTGTTAATGCTCAAGATTTTGACCCCGACAAAGATCAGGTAATGGATATGGCATCTTGCACTACCAATTGTTTGGCTCCAATTGTTCATGTTCTTAATAATAATTTAGGTGTGGTTAAGGGGTTTATGACAACAGTTCATAGTTATACCAATGATCAAAGACTTTTGGATTTAGCTCATAATGACCTCCGCCGTGCAAGAGCAGCCGCTCTTAATATTATTCCAACTACAACTGGTGCGGCCAGGGCTATTGGAAGAATAATACCGGAGCTAGATAAAAAGATAGACGGTATATCATTAAGAGTCCCCACTCCTACAGTTTCAATTCTAGATTTTTTCTGCGAATTAAAAGAAAAAACAACCAAGGAGGACTTAAATTACCTTTTCAAAAAAGAGTCAAACAAGAAGTATCTTTCTGGTATATTGGGAGTTGAAGACGCTCCATTGGTATCCTCTGATTATGTGGGAAGTTCTTTCTCTGCAGTCATTGACTCATCACTTACTATGGCCAACGGAAAAATGGTAAAAATTGTAGCTTGGTATGATAACGAATGGGGATACGCTTGTCGTTTAGCCGATTTCTCAAATCTTGTTGCTGAAAAAATAAAATAATTCTAAAGATTAATATGATAAAAAAGGGGAACCTATATCATCCTTCAAAAGATTTTAAAAAGAAAGCCTTAATTAAGAATCAAGCCGTTTATGCTGAAGCCAACAAGAATCCTATAAAATTTTGGGAGAAGCTTGCTAAAG
Protein-coding sequences here:
- a CDS encoding thioredoxin family protein; protein product: MDKKTLLSIIVSLVLVVSLVIFAISVRTKKMDILPKEEVGEIVVQYIADNFMQDSAPISIIEITEESGLYKIILDIEGTEVNIYATKDGKMFFPEAIKIDASENMREETTTGRPTIGGFKEHSGDVCMENGKPILYYFGNTTCPYCQWQEPVMKAVAESFGDNIVFKSRVDSNEDRDIFNRYSEGGVPLIVVGCKYSRVGAGTNWGEEDDQNFISALNCKLTNNQPSEVCDQLEVLINSI
- the gap gene encoding type I glyceraldehyde-3-phosphate dehydrogenase, which translates into the protein MTKLAINGFGRIGRAVFRKILKDYPSLKIVAINDLTDPSIIAHLLRYDTLYGTYDNRVKGLDHELLIDGVSKGRKVKLFAEKDPSKLPWKELGVDIVLECTGRFTDYDGASKHIEAGAKKVILSASSKSPDKISSYVLGVNAQDFDPDKDQVMDMASCTTNCLAPIVHVLNNNLGVVKGFMTTVHSYTNDQRLLDLAHNDLRRARAAALNIIPTTTGAARAIGRIIPELDKKIDGISLRVPTPTVSILDFFCELKEKTTKEDLNYLFKKESNKKYLSGILGVEDAPLVSSDYVGSSFSAVIDSSLTMANGKMVKIVAWYDNEWGYACRLADFSNLVAEKIK
- a CDS encoding glutathione S-transferase N-terminal domain-containing protein translates to MKKVKVYSTPTCVYCVTLKRFLKEKNIEFEEINVADNEAAAKEMVEASGQMGVPVVDIDGEIIVGFNRDKISSALEINK